The following is a genomic window from Peromyscus maniculatus bairdii isolate BWxNUB_F1_BW_parent chromosome 22, HU_Pman_BW_mat_3.1, whole genome shotgun sequence.
gggaggcaggggcaggaggatctctgggttcaaggccagcctggtctatagagagtgttctgggacagccagggctacatagagaggccGCACcctgccctgttttgtttttaacagagcTAGGGAGAtcactcagttggtaaaatgcttgccagcaagctgaggacctgagttcagatccctagatcCCATGTGTTAAAgtggcacacctgtgatcccggTTGTAGATGTGGAGACAGCAGGGTCCCTGGCGCTCAATGACAAGCCTACCATGCCAGTGAGCTCAAGACCTTGTTTGCAAATCAGGGTAAAGACCCATAGGGACTGACACTCAGCTGGCCCCAGCCTCCCCACACTTGAcgcacacacaaaaggaaagcaAGTCGATAAATACAGTTATATTTCCCCAAGGCCTCCAGCCCCACACAGCCCCACCCAGCCAGGAGGGAGGGAACCGCCGGGGTATGAGCAGAGTGGACAGTGGCCGTCCTCAGGCAGGTGACCTGGGGATGCAGGCAGATGGGCTCAGTACACCACCTCGTACACGGTGGCCTTCTTGTCCCCTGAGCCTGTCACGATGTATTTGTTATTCCTGGAGATGTCGCAGCTCAACACAGAAGATGACTCTTTGGActgggacagagaaaggaaaggtgagGGGCAGCCACGTGGTCGCCACGAAGTTCACAAGCCGGAAGCATGGCGCTTGGGGACAGGAAAGGCTGATGGATGTGGGCATGGCCAGCACCCTCTAGCTGGGGGCGAGCGTGACAGGACTCTTCGTGACTTCAGCGGGCTTGAGGACACCAAAGCGCACATTTACAACCACCTGACTTCCCCTTccaagtctcactctgtagaccagactggcctcaaaccagCCACGCCTCTGtcccacccaagtgctgggatcacggaGCTTTGTCACCATATTCAAGGGGTCAGCGGTATCCTGACATGTGAAGGGTTGATATAAAGGGATTCCACATCACTAACTCACAAAAGAACAGTGCTACTCAGGATTGGAGGCTGCTGGGGAGGATGGGAAATTTGGAAGATGGCTATGTTGCATTCACAAGTTCCAGACTTAGTAGAAGCTGCTGTCGAGGCCTGGGGCTGACTGGGGGGTAGTGCTCACCCAGCACCCGTGAAGCCCTGGCCCCATCCACAGCATCACACATGCCCACCCTCGGGTGACTAAGGCAGGGCTGTGAGGCCCTTTTTCAAGTTTCACTGCAtgtaatgaaataatgaaatcatCCAGAGGGAAACAGATGTGTGCTGTGGTGGGAGTCACCCACTGTCGCTGAAGTGGATGAAAAGCCCTCAGCGCACTCGGCATGCATGGTCCACTCACTTCCAGGACACACACTCGGCCATGAACTGGAGCAGCATGGACCCCGGGGACATTGTGCTCAGAATGGaacctgaagtgtgtgtgtgtgggggctccACAACAGGAAATGTCCAGGACACAAGACTCCAGCGGtggccaccagctggggactgtGGGTACCTGAAAAATGCTGGCCCCGTAGGGTGTCCTCCAGGCGTTGAGCAAGTTGTCCTTGCCTGTGCTCACAAACCAGCGTCctggggagggacagaagagtggCCGTGACGGACCAGGGCCTCCCGCGGCGGGGACTCTGCTCCTGGGCTCTTTGAAGCTCCGCCCCAGCCCGCTACTCTGCAAAGTCAAAAAAGCTGAGAGCTGCCAGTCAAACCCCAGACCACGGCTCCTTTAGTCAGAGAAGCCGAGGatgggggaggctgaggcaggagggttgctgtaAGTTTGAAGGCAACCCAGACTTCCAGGGAATACCTTGTCCCAAAAACAATTGGCTGCGTCTTTTTGTATTGGCAGCTAGCATGAgggaaacatgtttttaaaacacttttatctttggtgtgtggaggtcagaggtcaacatggaatgacttcagttttgtttgtttttaactttgtgTCGtctttcgtgacagggtttctctgtgtggttttggtgcctttcctggatctcactctgtagctcaggctggcctcaaactcacagagatccacctgcctctgcctccagagtgctgggattaaaggcgtggctaCCTCACCTGGtagccacctctccatccttttatttattttgagacatctGTGTGTCTGGGCATTTACCTAAGCCGGCTTTGACCTCAGTAAGTGGCTGGGTGGACAGGCCTGGGTAAATGGTTGCCTTTCTAACTCCAGCCATTTTGgggcaccccccctcccccccccccccccccccccgcctttacGGCCCCACGGGGTCTCCCGGGCCTGTACCACAGGAGGCGAATTTGAGTGACAGCACGCAGCTCTCGTGCAGGCGTAGCTGGTACTTCTCAGGCTTGCGCACGTGCAGCACCTCCACGTGACTGCTCTCCATCCCGACGGCCAGCCAGTCCTGGTTGGGGCAGTGGCCCAGCGAGAAAATCTGGggcaagagagggagggagcactGAGGCCACGCCGCTGCCGGCGGGGGTCGCATCTTCCTTAGCACATGGAACCGCGGGATTCTGCGCAGAGGGAGCTGCTCAGGGCCCGGGGCTGAGCCCGGCCTACAAGGCCTGCTTCTGAGTGTGTGTtgcgggacacacacacacactcacatacacacacacacacacacacacacacacactgcactgaGTCGCTCTTTGCTTTGGAACTATtttgcatttttgagacagggtctcactatgcagctctggccatgctggaactcactccgtagaccaggctgaactcacagagatcctcctgcctctgcctcccagtgccaggattaaagacgTGAAAACATGTGCCACCTCACcttgtgtttgaggcagggtctctcactgaacctctgGCCCTCCAGCCAGCccgggatccccctgtctccacatgccagggttacaggcaggcaccaccattacacctggccttttttttttttaatgtgcactggtgttttgcctgcgtgtatgtctgtgaaggtgtcagatcttggagttacagttgtgagctgtcatgtgggtgctgggaattgaacccaggtcctctggaagagcagccagtgctcttggtcgctgagccgtctctccagccccacgtctggcttttcatgtggatttgaactcaagtcctcatgctagACAAACGCTTTACCCACCCAGCCCTCTCCACTGACCCCGCGTCCTATCCTCTCCGGGCCAGGGAGGGGCACCCTGGGGAAGGTGGGGTTGCGGGCGCACCTGGGAGCTGAAGTCATGTTGCTGAAGCTGGCGGCCCTCACGCAGGTCCCAGCAGCGCACAGTGTTGTCCAGGCCCCCAGTCCACAGCCGGGTCCCGTAGTCCGAGATGTCTATGCAGCTGGCCCCGTCCGTGTGGCCCTGGAACTGCCTGTGGGTGGAGGGCAGGCGTCCATGTCCACATCCACCTGTGTGTCCCCTACCGCGTCCCCGGCCGCCGCACACACCTGACCATAGCCTGGTTCTGCAGGTCCCAGACCACGATGTTGCCATCGCTGCAGCAGGAGAAGCAGACCTTGGCGTCGGGGCTGACGGCCAGCGCATAGCAGGCCGGGGCGGACGAGGTCAGCTCCGCCTTGATGCGTGGTGTGGGTGCTGCCAGGTCCCAGATGGACAGGGTGCTGGCCTCGCCGCCCACAATCAGACTCTGCCCGTCGGGCAGCAGCTTGCAGGAGCGGATGTAGTTGTCGCGGTTCTGCCGCAGTGAGAAGCAAGCCAGGGCAGGGTTGGGGCCGCCGCAGGTTTCCACAGGCCTCTACCTTTACTGTAGGCCCCGCCCCGGCCCTACAGACCCCGCCCAGTCCTGCAAACTCCGCCTAACCCCACAGGACCCCCCCCCAGTCCTGCAAACTCCGCCTAACCCCACAGGCCCCGCCCAGTCCTGCAAACTCCGCCTAACCCCACAGGACCCCCCCCCAGTCCCACGAAACCCGCCCCCGCCGCACAGGCCCCGCCCTGACCTCACAGGCCCCGCCCAGTCCTGCAAACTCCGCCTAACCCAGTCCTACGAACCCCGCCCCGGCCTCACAGGCCCCGCCCTGGCCCTACAGACCCCTCCCAGTCCTGCAAACTCCACCTAACCCCACAGGACACCCCCCCCAGTCCTACAAACCCCGCCCCGGCCTCCCAGGCCCCGCCCTGGCCCCACAGACCCCGCCCAGACCTGCAAACTCCGCCTAACCCAGTCCTACGAACCCCGCCCCGGCCTCCCAGGCCCCGCCCCGGCCTCCCAGGCCCCGCCCCGACTCCACCGACCCCGCCCAGCCCCGCAGGCCCCGCCCTCACCAGGCAATCCAGCTGGGCCACTGGTGTCTTGCTCCCCGGCTGGCCCACGTCCCACACCTTCACGCAGCCTTTGCCGCCCGTGTACACGTGCTGCGTGGAGCCACTGATGGTGACGGCGCACACCACCTCGCCGTGGGCCAGCGTGTGCAGCTGCCGCGCGTGGCGGGGGATGCCGGTGCCCACCAACGCATCCGATGGGAAGGGCACAGGCTGCATCTGGCCGTCCGCAGACACGTGGAAGGAGTAGGCCCTGAGGAGGTCGCGGACACGGGTGGgaggcccaccccaccccagcacaggtgcCCGAGCTGCCAGTGTGTCCCAGGAAGACAGGGACCCATGCCCCCCACACACCCTGGAGATGGCGCAGCCCACGTGCTACTCACGGCTTCGCCCCGGGGATGCCAGGCAAGGAGATGGACGAGCCTCGGAGATGCGGGTGTGACTCAAATGCCATCTGCCAGAGGCCAGAGACGTGACCCGAGGCAGGGGCGCCGGCACCCCCTCACCCAGGTCCcatcccacgcccatctgcccctcagctcctcagcccctccccaaGCAAGCAGAAACACTTGCAAGCTTGCTGCTACTGGGCTTTTTAAATGACCTCCCAGGCCAGGCTTTTTAACCCGGCCTCATTCCTTTTTACACGAGCTAACCTGGGTGAGGCTCGGATCATCTTCCCGCGTACAGGCTGGACctgtttccccttctttctttctttattttttattttgttttgtttttttttcgttgttgttttgttttgctttgctttgtttgcttttttcaagacagggtttctctgtgtggccctggctgtcctggatctcgctctgtagaccaggctggcctcgaactcacagagatccgcctgcctctgcctcccgggtgctgggaataaaggcctgcgccactgccaccacccccacccccattcattCCCGAAACAGACTTATGTGTCatgagctggctttgaactcctgatccgcCAGCCTtcggctccccagtgctggggtgacaggcatgcaccatgcGCCACACGCCCAGTTAAGTGGCACTGGGAATGGTGCCCAGGGCTTCTCCGGTGCCGGGCATGCACCCTACCACCGAGTCCCAGGCTCAGCTCCTCTCTTTATAATTCCGGTCTCTCTGGATGAAGCAGGCTTCTCCCtctgccccccgccccgcccccagagATCCCCGGGCTCTGCTGACCGTCCTGGTAGTCTGTACCCCGAGGACTCACCAGGGGTGAGCGTCCGTACACGACAGAGCTGCTGACCTGGGGGGACAGGTGAAGGCTGACATAGGAGCCGGGCATGGAGAGGTCCCCGTTGAGGGTGCCGTGGGAGCCCAGGCTGAAGGACGAGGTGAAGGGGCTGGACAGGGTCAGGGGACTCCTCAGGGCTGAGTGAGAAGGGCCAGGACACACATTCAGACACCCAGATCCCATTCCCCCGTCCGTCAGCTGATGAACTCCCACACAGCCTTCAAAAACCCAGACTCGGTGGGAGGAGAAGCCAAGGCTCAGAGGGATCGGGTGTCTAGCCTGAGGTCGCCCAGCTGCTGCTGGCCCAGGCTTGTGTCATTAAGTGGGGGTCAGTTTGTCTCCCAGGGCTTCAGTTTCCTAGCCTGAGCAGTAAGAAGCCAAGACAAGAAAACTAAGGCCCAGAGCGAGTCAGCGCCTGGCTGGGTTCATAAGCCGTTCCAGGTGGTAAATCTGGGATCTGGGGTCCAATCGTCAacctctgtcttttcttcacttttttcttcttggttttttgagtttttttttttttgttgttgttgttgttgttttgttttgttttggggttttttgttgttttgttttgttttttgttttgttttgttttgttttgttttgttttttcagacagggtctcattgtgtagccaggctgtcctggaactcactctgtagcccaggctggcctccaactcacagagatcttcctgcttctgcctcccgagtgctgagattaaaggcgggcgccaccaccgcaTCCTTTCTACTTTGGAGGGTCCCTCTGGGACAGGTATGCCGGGCAGGCGGGGACTCACCAATGCTGTCTGTGGATGGCGCTGGCTGAGCTGCCAGCTGACAGAGGTGACCGGCAGAGCTGGGCCCTGGGGTGGACGCGTCCTGGGGTGGAGAGGGACCACatgacctggaggcaggagtccCTGTGGGGA
Proteins encoded in this region:
- the Tle2 gene encoding transducin-like enhancer protein 2 isoform X1, which codes for MYPQGRHPTPLQSGQPFKFSVLEICDRIKEEFQFLQAQYHSLKLECEKLASEKTEMQRHYVMYYEMSYGLNIEMHKQAEIVKRLSAICAQMVPFLTQEHQQQVLQAVDRAKQVTVGELNSLLGQNQLQPLSHAPPAPLTPRPAGLVGAGASGLLALSGALAAQAQLAAAAKEDRVGVDAEGSRVDRAASRSASPSPPESLVEEEHPSSRGGNGKQQRAEDKDLSGPYESDEDKSDYNLVVDEDQPSEPPSPAATPCGKAPLCIPARRDLADSPASLASSLGSPLPRSKDLALNDLPTGTPASRSCGPSPPQDASTPGPSSAGHLCQLAAQPAPSTDSIALRSPLTLSSPFTSSFSLGSHGTLNGDLSMPGSYVSLHLSPQVSSSVVYGRSPLMAFESHPHLRGSSISLPGIPGAKPAYSFHVSADGQMQPVPFPSDALVGTGIPRHARQLHTLAHGEVVCAVTISGSTQHVYTGGKGCVKVWDVGQPGSKTPVAQLDCLNRDNYIRSCKLLPDGQSLIVGGEASTLSIWDLAAPTPRIKAELTSSAPACYALAVSPDAKVCFSCCSDGNIVVWDLQNQAMVRQFQGHTDGASCIDISDYGTRLWTGGLDNTVRCWDLREGRQLQQHDFSSQIFSLGHCPNQDWLAVGMESSHVEVLHVRKPEKYQLRLHESCVLSLKFASCGRWFVSTGKDNLLNAWRTPYGASIFQSKESSSVLSCDISRNNKYIVTGSGDKKATVYEVVY
- the Tle2 gene encoding transducin-like enhancer protein 2 isoform X2 translates to MYPQGRHPTPLQSGQPFKFSVLEICDRIKEEFQFLQAQYHSLKLECEKLASEKTEMQRHYVMYYEMSYGLNIEMHKQAEIVKRLSAICAQMVPFLTQEHQQQVLQAVDRAKQQQNQLQPLSHAPPAPLTPRPAGLVGAGASGLLALSGALAAQAQLAAAAKEDRVGVDAEGSRVDRAASRSASPSPPESLVEEEHPSSRGGNGKQQRAEDKDLSGPYESDEDKSDYNLVVDEDQPSEPPSPAATPCGKAPLCIPARRDLADSPASLASSLGSPLPRSKDLALNDLPTGTPASRSCGPSPPQDASTPGPSSAGHLCQLAAQPAPSTDSIALRSPLTLSSPFTSSFSLGSHGTLNGDLSMPGSYVSLHLSPQVSSSVVYGRSPLMAFESHPHLRGSSISLPGIPGAKPAYSFHVSADGQMQPVPFPSDALVGTGIPRHARQLHTLAHGEVVCAVTISGSTQHVYTGGKGCVKVWDVGQPGSKTPVAQLDCLNRDNYIRSCKLLPDGQSLIVGGEASTLSIWDLAAPTPRIKAELTSSAPACYALAVSPDAKVCFSCCSDGNIVVWDLQNQAMVRQFQGHTDGASCIDISDYGTRLWTGGLDNTVRCWDLREGRQLQQHDFSSQIFSLGHCPNQDWLAVGMESSHVEVLHVRKPEKYQLRLHESCVLSLKFASCGRWFVSTGKDNLLNAWRTPYGASIFQSKESSSVLSCDISRNNKYIVTGSGDKKATVYEVVY
- the Tle2 gene encoding transducin-like enhancer protein 2 isoform X4; the encoded protein is MYPQGRHPTPLQSGQPFKFSVLEICDRIKEEFQFLQAQYHSLKLECEKLASEKTEMQRHYVMYYEMSYGLNIEMHKQAEIVKRLSAICAQMVPFLTQEHQQQVLQAVDRAKQVTVGELNSLLGQQNQLQPLSHAPPAPLTPRPAGLVGAGASGLLALSGALAAQAQLAAAAKEDRVGVDAEGSRVDRAASRSASPSPPESLVEEEHPSSRGGNGKQQRAEDKDLSGPYESDEDKSDYNLVVDEDQPSEPPSPAATPCGKAPLCIPARRDLADSPASLASSLGSPLPRSKDLALNDLPTGTPASRSCGPSPPQDASTPGPSSAGHLCQLAAQPAPSTDSIALRSPLTLSSPFTSSFSLGSHGTLNGDLSMPGSYVSLHLSPQMAFESHPHLRGSSISLPGIPGAKPAYSFHVSADGQMQPVPFPSDALVGTGIPRHARQLHTLAHGEVVCAVTISGSTQHVYTGGKGCVKVWDVGQPGSKTPVAQLDCLNRDNYIRSCKLLPDGQSLIVGGEASTLSIWDLAAPTPRIKAELTSSAPACYALAVSPDAKVCFSCCSDGNIVVWDLQNQAMVRQFQGHTDGASCIDISDYGTRLWTGGLDNTVRCWDLREGRQLQQHDFSSQIFSLGHCPNQDWLAVGMESSHVEVLHVRKPEKYQLRLHESCVLSLKFASCGRWFVSTGKDNLLNAWRTPYGASIFQSKESSSVLSCDISRNNKYIVTGSGDKKATVYEVVY
- the Tle2 gene encoding transducin-like enhancer protein 2 isoform X5, which translates into the protein MYPQGRHPTPLQSGQPFKFSVLEICDRIKEEFQFLQAQYHSLKLECEKLASEKTEMQRHYVMYYEMSYGLNIEMHKQAEIVKRLSAICAQMVPFLTQEHQQQVLQAVDRAKQVTVGELNSLLGQNQLQPLSHAPPAPLTPRPAGLVGAGASGLLALSGALAAQAQLAAAAKEDRVGVDAEGSRVDRAASRSASPSPPESLVEEEHPSSRGGNGKQQRAEDKDLSGPYESDEDKSDYNLVVDEDQPSEPPSPAATPCGKAPLCIPARRDLADSPASLASSLGSPLPRSKDLALNDLPTGTPASRSCGPSPPQDASTPGPSSAGHLCQLAAQPAPSTDSIALRSPLTLSSPFTSSFSLGSHGTLNGDLSMPGSYVSLHLSPQMAFESHPHLRGSSISLPGIPGAKPAYSFHVSADGQMQPVPFPSDALVGTGIPRHARQLHTLAHGEVVCAVTISGSTQHVYTGGKGCVKVWDVGQPGSKTPVAQLDCLNRDNYIRSCKLLPDGQSLIVGGEASTLSIWDLAAPTPRIKAELTSSAPACYALAVSPDAKVCFSCCSDGNIVVWDLQNQAMVRQFQGHTDGASCIDISDYGTRLWTGGLDNTVRCWDLREGRQLQQHDFSSQIFSLGHCPNQDWLAVGMESSHVEVLHVRKPEKYQLRLHESCVLSLKFASCGRWFVSTGKDNLLNAWRTPYGASIFQSKESSSVLSCDISRNNKYIVTGSGDKKATVYEVVY
- the Tle2 gene encoding transducin-like enhancer protein 2 isoform X6 → MYPQGRHPTPLQSGQPFKFSVLEICDRIKEEFQFLQAQYHSLKLECEKLASEKTEMQRHYVMYYEMSYGLNIEMHKQAEIVKRLSAICAQMVPFLTQEHQQQVLQAVDRAKQVTVGELNSLLGQQNQLQPLSHAPPAPLTPRPAGLVGAGASGLLALSGALAAQAQLAAAAKEDRVGVDAEGSRVDRAASRSASPSPPESLVEEEHPSSRGGNGKQQRAEDKDLSGPYESDEDKSDYNLVVDEDQPSEPPSPAATPCGKAPLCIPARRDLADSPASLASSLGSPLPRSKDLALNDLPTGTPASRSCGPSPPQDASTPGPSSAGHLCQLAAQPAPSTDSIALRSPLTLSSPFTSSFSLGSHGTLNGDLSMPGSYVSLHLSPQVSSSVVYGRSPLMAFESHPHLRGSSISLPGIPGAKPAYSFHVSADGQMQPVPFPSDALVGTGIPRHARQLHTLAHGEVVCAVTISGSTQHVYTGGKGCVKVWDVGQPGSKTPVAQLDCLNRDNYIRSCKLLPDGQSLIVGGEASTLSIWDLAAPTPRIKAELTSSAPACYALAVSPDAKVCFSCCSDGNIVVWDLQNQAMVRQFQGHTDGASCIDISDYGTRLWTGGLDNTVRCWDLREGRQLQQHDFSSQIFSLGHCPNQDWLAVGMESSHVEVLHVRKPEKYQLRLHESCVLSLKFASCGRWFVSTGKDNLLNAWRTPYGASIFQSKESSSVLSCDISRNNKYIVTGSGDKKATVYEVVY
- the Tle2 gene encoding transducin-like enhancer protein 2 isoform X3, translated to MYPQGRHPTPLQSGQPFKFSVLEICDRIKEEFQFLQAQYHSLKLECEKLASEKTEMQRHYVMYYEMSYGLNIEMHKQAEIVKRLSAICAQMVPFLTQEHQQQVLQAVDRAKQQNQLQPLSHAPPAPLTPRPAGLVGAGASGLLALSGALAAQAQLAAAAKEDRVGVDAEGSRVDRAASRSASPSPPESLVEEEHPSSRGGNGKQQRAEDKDLSGPYESDEDKSDYNLVVDEDQPSEPPSPAATPCGKAPLCIPARRDLADSPASLASSLGSPLPRSKDLALNDLPTGTPASRSCGPSPPQDASTPGPSSAGHLCQLAAQPAPSTDSIALRSPLTLSSPFTSSFSLGSHGTLNGDLSMPGSYVSLHLSPQVSSSVVYGRSPLMAFESHPHLRGSSISLPGIPGAKPAYSFHVSADGQMQPVPFPSDALVGTGIPRHARQLHTLAHGEVVCAVTISGSTQHVYTGGKGCVKVWDVGQPGSKTPVAQLDCLNRDNYIRSCKLLPDGQSLIVGGEASTLSIWDLAAPTPRIKAELTSSAPACYALAVSPDAKVCFSCCSDGNIVVWDLQNQAMVRQFQGHTDGASCIDISDYGTRLWTGGLDNTVRCWDLREGRQLQQHDFSSQIFSLGHCPNQDWLAVGMESSHVEVLHVRKPEKYQLRLHESCVLSLKFASCGRWFVSTGKDNLLNAWRTPYGASIFQSKESSSVLSCDISRNNKYIVTGSGDKKATVYEVVY